Proteins co-encoded in one Chitinophagaceae bacterium genomic window:
- the trmB gene encoding tRNA (guanosine(46)-N7)-methyltransferase TrmB → MGKNKLERFHENQNNPYIIEPGKEVFESLKGNWNSSVFENSNPLFLELACGRGEYTVGLSRFFPEKNFIGVDIKGSRIWCGGTFAQKKNIPNVRFLRIPIDMIENFFIGKEVSGIWITFPDPYIKKERKRLTSPRFLESYKKILHPNSFIYFKTDNTILFEYTLKVLQSQHIQSLEYTFDLYSSPLLEEHFGIQTNYEKIFIAKGEKIKYLKFQFQ, encoded by the coding sequence ATGGGCAAGAATAAATTAGAAAGATTTCATGAGAATCAAAATAATCCGTATATTATAGAGCCGGGGAAAGAAGTATTTGAAAGTTTGAAAGGGAACTGGAATAGCTCTGTATTTGAGAATTCAAACCCTCTTTTTCTGGAGCTTGCTTGTGGAAGAGGGGAATATACAGTGGGTCTTTCTCGTTTTTTTCCTGAGAAAAATTTTATAGGAGTAGATATAAAGGGATCAAGAATATGGTGTGGTGGGACTTTTGCTCAAAAAAAAAATATTCCCAATGTTCGTTTTTTAAGAATACCAATAGATATGATAGAAAATTTTTTTATAGGGAAAGAAGTTTCGGGTATATGGATAACTTTTCCTGATCCTTATATAAAAAAAGAAAGAAAACGTCTTACTTCACCGCGTTTTTTAGAGTCCTATAAAAAAATTCTTCATCCAAATTCCTTTATTTATTTTAAAACTGATAATACTATTCTTTTTGAATATACTCTGAAAGTATTGCAAAGCCAGCATATACAGAGTTTAGAATATACTTTTGACTTGTATAGTTCCCCTTTGTTAGAAGAACACTTCGGAATTCAAACAAACTATGAGAAAATATTCATCGCAAAGGGAGAAAAGATAAAATATTTGAAATTTCAATTCCAATAA
- a CDS encoding NAD(P)-dependent oxidoreductase — protein sequence MQKLKIGIIKEYKTPPDKRVPLTPEQCSEVMKQYQGVEIVVQKSKDRCFSDLDYFEKGIALEEDLQDCDIIIGVKEIPKELLLEGKTYIFFSHTIKKQEHNKSLLQEIVRRKITLIDWETMVDDSGQRIVAFGKWAGIVGCYNAFWMYGKRYNLFHIRRVYECSDLEDMKIEFEKIKLPFTRILLTGGGRVAKGCIEMLNKIGVRRVSPYSFLHEQYHEGVYTQLNTRDYMIHKNKKPFVHSEFYNKPELYVSQIYPYLTQADILISAHYWDPRSPKLFTMPDVLKNDFSVKIIADITCDINGSVPTTVKATTIFNPAYDIEPTEVTILPPFSSEGNITVMSIDNLPCEIPRDASTDFGTMLIQNIFPCLLSPHPSEMIQRATIVEKGNITEKFSYLENWIR from the coding sequence ATGCAAAAATTAAAAATAGGTATTATAAAAGAATATAAAACCCCACCAGATAAAAGAGTTCCCCTAACCCCCGAGCAATGCTCTGAGGTGATGAAACAATATCAAGGAGTGGAAATAGTGGTGCAAAAGAGTAAAGACAGGTGCTTTTCGGACTTAGATTATTTTGAAAAAGGGATAGCATTAGAAGAAGATTTGCAGGACTGCGATATTATCATAGGAGTAAAAGAAATTCCGAAGGAGCTTTTGTTAGAAGGGAAGACATATATTTTTTTTTCACATACTATTAAGAAACAAGAGCATAATAAATCATTACTCCAAGAGATTGTTCGTAGAAAAATAACGCTGATAGATTGGGAAACGATGGTAGATGATTCGGGACAGCGGATAGTGGCTTTTGGAAAATGGGCAGGAATAGTAGGATGTTATAATGCTTTTTGGATGTATGGAAAAAGATACAATCTTTTTCATATCAGAAGGGTGTATGAATGTTCTGATTTAGAAGATATGAAAATAGAATTTGAAAAGATTAAACTTCCATTTACACGTATTCTTTTAACAGGTGGCGGTAGGGTTGCCAAGGGCTGTATTGAGATGCTTAATAAAATAGGGGTTCGTAGAGTATCTCCTTATTCTTTTCTCCACGAACAATACCATGAGGGAGTATACACTCAATTGAATACGAGAGATTATATGATCCATAAAAATAAGAAACCATTTGTGCATTCAGAGTTTTATAATAAACCCGAATTGTATGTATCACAAATATATCCGTATCTTACCCAAGCGGATATACTTATTTCTGCCCATTATTGGGACCCTCGGTCTCCCAAACTTTTTACTATGCCTGATGTCCTAAAAAATGATTTTTCTGTAAAGATTATTGCGGACATTACCTGTGATATAAATGGCTCTGTTCCTACTACTGTCAAGGCAACAACTATCTTTAATCCTGCTTATGATATAGAGCCAACAGAAGTGACGATTTTGCCTCCTTTTTCATCCGAAGGCAATATAACGGTTATGTCTATAGATAATCTTCCTTGTGAAATTCCGAGAGATGCTTCTACTGATTTTGGAACTATGCTGATTCAAAATATCTTCCCTTGTCTCTTATCACCCCATCCAAGTGAAATGATTCAAAGAGCAACCATTGTAGAGAAGGGAAATATTACGGAAAAGTTTTCCTATTTAGAGAATTGGATTAGATGA